From Mya arenaria isolate MELC-2E11 chromosome 1, ASM2691426v1, a single genomic window includes:
- the LOC128237038 gene encoding uncharacterized protein LOC128237038 isoform X1: protein MFGYNPVASFKKRSVYKTEFDIFKRSTEIDLISLVSYDDDPPNTFYKARTQRRERPKTVQDRRYRPPTTYRANNYPKSAVGTRSVRQKSERKQQSKSAIQTSRQTSVHKKSEENVNTTTYPRSRKETDIYRDFAKTSRSFLKRKPQSATDKRTITEKQRQCQSALGYQDENDVIVSGPQRCSTTCGYRHGERHAYEHLKTKRQNNPNICIDKKTSKFNPSVNTNLVTPVNKASRSTNANCKPENIQLMKSNDTGLDQSNVTDEDIDEFSNILVEDTDNDYEPLNQSLNYQDNHNITTIIVCEDQNSKTTNTVKQTLNSVSISEGSQSVWTNEHMFSSTPVQYFTTGNPVVSDIFDSKDSGVCSNFTSIDSVKSVVNKTEELQKNADGTRHVQFEVFGTDKNVDIETVSSNFDEQSVDISKEVNETAYDVDTLFQDFERVGNHSRFSTASFECHSTHIGEDNNSLISERIQQRFLKQVTLRDNKKESDSVNDKTLTSSSSEDFLEEKAMSKEARHAILETLNDMGVKTTKRNKENKSVNNKSVNSYHKSVPSQRRMKDNRSKYDHFMREHSRSVLRNQFKSLDSLGNDENSSQFSSPTFAKECDDSSSEELDKKKLFPSLRENTKLSRTTVQSNPVKTKIYNLEQAKKKNFKIPGIGNYKIPANPDDFEITPPGFDSRYSQRPSFISKEEMEVPPQFIRERSIQKCQSWLTNVNMSPMALKPIKKPKKDHS, encoded by the coding sequence ATGTTTGGATACAATCCAGTTGCTAGTTTTAAAAAGCGATCTGTTTATAAAAcagaatttgatattttcaaacgTAGTACCGAAATTGACTTGATCAGTTTGGTTAGTTATGACGACGATCCCCCAAACACATTTTACAAGGCAAGAACACAGAGGAGAGAAAGACCGAAAACTGTTCAGGATCGGAGATACAGGCCTCCCACCACATACAGAGCGAACAATTACCCAAAAAGCGCTGTAGGTACACGCTCTGTAAGACAGAAAAGTGAAAGAAAGCAGCAATCAAAGAGTGCGATTCAAACATCAAGACAAACGTCAGTTCATAAAAAGTCGGAAGAAAATGTGAACACAACCACCTACCCGAGGTCAAGAAAAGAGACTGATATTTATAGAGACTTTGCGAAAACCTCAAGATCTTTCCTCAAACGAAAACCACAGAGCGCTACAGACAAACGGACGATCACGGAAAAACAGCGGCAGTGCCAGAGCGCTTTAGGATATCAGGATGAAAATGATGTGATCGTGTCGGGGCCACAAAGATGTAGTACCACATGTGGTTATCGCCATGGTGAAAGGCATGCATACGAgcacttaaaaacaaaaaggcAAAATAATCCTAATATTTGCATTGATAAAAAGACAAGCAAGTTTAATCCAAGTGTCAACACAAATTTGGTGACACCTGTAAACAAAGCGTCGCGATCTACAAACGCCAATTGTAAACCGGAAAATATTCAGCtaatgaaatcaaatgataCTGGATTAGATCAGTCGAATGTAACAGATGAAGATATAGATGAATTTTCAAATATACTAGTTGAAGACACGGATAATGATTATGAACCTCTTAATCAGTCACTTAATTATCAGGACAATCATAATATAACAACGATTATTGTTTGTGAAGACCAAAACtcgaaaacaacaaacacagtgaAACAAACGTTAAACAGTGTTTCCATTTCGGAAGGCTCGCAATCAGTTTGGACTAATGAGCATATGTTTTCATCAACACCAGTACAATACTTTACCACAGGAAATCCTGTAGTATCTGACATTTTCGACTCTAAAGACAGTGGTGTATGTAGTAATTTCACATCAATTGATTCGGTTAAAAGTGTTGTGAATAAAACTGAGGAGCTACAAAAGAACGCGGATGGTACAAGGCATGTACAGTTTGAAGTTTTTGGAACCGACAAAAATGTTGACATAGAAACAGTGAGTAGTAATTTTGATGAACAATCTGTCGACATTTCCAAAGAAGTAAATGAGACAGCTTACGATGTAGATACTTTATTTCAGGATTTTGAAAGGGTCGGCAATCATAGCAGATTTTCTACTGCAAGTTTCGAATGCCATAGTACACATATCGGTGAagataataattcattaatatCTGAACGCATTCAACAGCGCTTTTTAAAACAGGTAACACTTAGAGATAATAAGAAAGAAAGCGATTCTGTCAAcgataaaactttaacttcaAGCAGCTCGGAAGACTTTCTTGAAGAAAAAGCCATGTCAAAAGAAGCCCGTCACGCAATTTTGGAAACCTTAAATGACATGGGTGTGAAAACAACGAAGAGAAATAAAGAGAACAAATCGGTGAATAACAAATCAGTCAATAGTTATCACAAAAGTGTGCCTTCTCAGAGACGTATGAAGGATAACAGAAGTAAATACGACCATTTCATGCGTGAGCATTCGAGGTCAGTGCTTCGAAACCAGTTCAAATCTTTGGACAGCCTCGGGAATGATGAGAACAGTTCCCAGTTCTCTTCACCAACATTTGCAAAAGAATGTGACGACTCTTCAAGTGAAGAGTTGGATAAAAAGAAGTTATTCCCCTCTCTTAGGGAGAATACAAAACTTAGCCGAACAACCGTTCAATCAAACCCGGTGAAAACAAAAATCTACAACTTGGAACAAGCAAAGAAGAAAAATTTCAAAATTCCTGGAatcggaaattacaaaattccagCCAATCCGGacgattttgaaataacaccGCCAGGATTTGATAGTAGGTACAGTCAAAGGccatcatttatttcaaaagaggAGATGGAGGTACCGCCACAGTTTATTCGAGAAAGATCCATACAAAAGTGTCAAAGCTGGTTGACTAATGTGAATATGTCGCCGATGGCATTAAAGCCAATTAAAAAACCAAAGAAAGACCACTCTTGA